In the genome of Chryseobacterium arthrosphaerae, one region contains:
- a CDS encoding bacteriocin-like protein — translation MKKTDNNFKKLNKRELKTIQGGNIPVVPIGCNSWDFKARCCREWDWEHSENPTCL, via the coding sequence ATGAAAAAAACAGACAACAACTTCAAAAAACTGAACAAAAGAGAATTGAAAACCATCCAGGGAGGAAATATTCCTGTAGTTCCTATTGGCTGCAACAGCTGGGATTTCAAAGCCAGATGCTGCAGGGAATGGGATTGGGAACATTCGGAAAACCCAACTTGTCTTTAG